Genomic segment of Halalkalicoccus tibetensis:
GGCGCGGGGGGTGGTAAATCTACTTGTGACTTGTGACTTAATCAAAAGTGGATTGAGAAACCGTTGAATCGCCGGAATCCCACAGATACTATGCTGCTATCCCGAAAATAGTATTCTATAAATCTTATAGTGCTTCATAGAAAACCGTCCCTGTAGTTGCGAATGCCCTGAATAACAGGCATAACCTTCCAGAAATTATCCGTCCTACTCGCAGAGTCAGCTACTTTTCATCGCTAAAATGGATAAGAAACGCTATGATTTTTCTAATTACTTGTGAATAACGAGAATAAATTCCACTATCGGAGAGCTGCTGCTATCCGCTTGCAAGCACGACCGCCGTTATCCAAGTAATGTACTCAACCTCTGATCAACCATCTCGAACGATCTCGCCGACGACCGTCAGAGTCGCGAACCGATACGCCCACTCGTGCTCGTCGCCCGATTTCATTCCCAGTACCATCTCTGCGTCCGCTCGATCGCCGTAGTACTCCCAGTTGGTGGTATCGATCGCGACGGTGACACTTCGGTCGGTGAGGTCTTGGACGTCTTGTTGCTGGAGCTTCTCGAAGAGCTGCTGATTGACATCATTGAAGTGCTCGCGCAGTTCGCTCCGCGTGAACTACTTGATCGTACGGAGGTGAGTATCGCCATCCGGCGACCCCCCTTCCGCGTCGTCTAGTCTGCGAACAGCGTCGTCCCCTGTTCAGTGGCTGTGTTCGTCATACCCGTGGGTCTGGAGATCGTACAACGCGGTGTCTGGATACCGGGCGTTGTCGGCTCGCTCGGTTTCGAAGTGGTCAGTAACGTGCTGGCGAAGCTGTACCGTCACGTCAGTACGTTGCTATGTCGTGATTGGAGCCTGCCTCTCACCAGATTTGCTCCCGATCGTCCGATCGGGAGCTGGGGGCTCTCGCGTGTCGATGTCGGCGTCGGTGAGATACGCCTGCTGCAGCGCCAGCAGGTGCGTCTCAGCGATAATCCGTTCGGCGCTCTCGGAAAGGAGTGTGCGGAGGTCGTCAGTGAGTCGATACCACCAGGATCGAGAGAGTACCGATCGGGATCGAACCCGAGCGCAGCCGCTCGGTCGGGGTGAGACACATCATTGAATTACAGGAGCGGCTCTGTTGAAACCCTCTTCATGTCTTGCGGTTTCGTATAGTAGCTAGTTTTCATTGGATTGACCGGGAATGGCACGTAACACGCCTCTTCCGAATGTCAGTAACGAATGATTTCAACAGGGCCACAGGAGTAGTCATCATCCTCAACCAATTACGATGAGGGACAGAGTATAGGAGATACCTCTACTAATAGCCAATTTCAACAGTATATAATCACTCTTAAAGATGTGAATCTACTACTATTTATATTAGCTATAATTGTATTTACGTTTATAAGGATGGTGTTTTCTCTTTTCTTCTCCTGTTTTAGTATCTGAAAAGGATATGTTGAGTTCACTTTCTGGAATTGTTTACAGTATCGTTTTTATCACAGGCAAAATTGCACAAAAATGGAGATTATACCACAGGAATATGGACGACTGGCGGATGGATTCCGACTTGAGTGGTGGTGGTCACCTTCTGAACGTTGGATCGCACCTCATTGACGCAATCCTCTGGATGACCGAGCTTACACCAACTCACGTCAATGCCGATATCGTATTCCATGACAAGGAGCAAATTTTCGATAAGCAGTCGTCGATCACTATCGAGTTTGATAATGGTGCAATTGCAAACATCTCCGATACGGGAATTATCCCTCGTACACGTGAGCATATCCATATCTGGGATGACAACGGAGCTGTTTATCTCAAAGGACGTGAGTAGGAGGAGCGCACCGGTTACACGATCAATACCGAAGGTACCAAACATGATCCATATCTTGATTACCAAGGTAGACGCAGCAAGGTGGAGGCCTTTACCCAGGCTGTCTCAGAGGGAACCGAACCGCCAATCACAGTCCAGGACGCCTTCAGAACAATGGTTGTTACGATGGCAGCTTACGAATCTGGACGAACTAGTGAACGCATTGAGCTTTCGGAACGGTAT
This window contains:
- a CDS encoding Gfo/Idh/MocA family oxidoreductase; its protein translation is MLSSLSGIVYSIVFITGKIAQKWRLYHRNMDDWRMDSDLSGGGHLLNVGSHLIDAILWMTELTPTHVNADIVFHDKEQIFDKQSSITIEFDNGAIANISDTGIIPRTREHIHIWDDNGAVYLKGRE